Proteins from one Podospora pseudoanserina strain CBS 124.78 chromosome 1, whole genome shotgun sequence genomic window:
- a CDS encoding hypothetical protein (EggNog:ENOG503NUTD; COG:K) has protein sequence MESPEFAAGMRSHGANGAGPHKRKRSIIDSSPASLLDNDHDDQDDDHHVTERGDASPEAKGRRLPGVKRACNECRQQKLRCDVVQDPFQGCSRCNRLKLECKIESNFKRIGKRSKHAEMEKEIDKLRRAVQAAKAQGFTVEEDDEAIHSQLQSPVVASQYTHTRNPSLMGSDEAVSSLLHLKRGGSYTIPRIARELDDFRITEEHESLLFSQFFNCYHPFLPFLNPNQTPDQYYQQHPLLYWSIVAVASRRFLPDPTILTKLSGPLTRYLWTTIGEVPQSYYVVKALCLLCTWPLPTSTTSSDPTHILCGVLMKIATGIGLHRPNHINDFSRVAVELNNDGLHDRIKTWAVCNIVAQTIGTGYGQPASTLYDWTLAVRGGESGLFSLGPELEARLQIERFCDKVSKEMYSNASDPRGVAGDEHRAMLMRVYRREFNELQASILSQNLSPIINLHLRAAGLHLRLAGFFDSSKTPAYLDDLMALWRATTSYLDYILEGDSQSQSQCPQEYQYQVRDSYFLQYATNYIQQMLVAAGFALLKLMRSFFAKQIDFERGRNLFHGAIRAIRTTSVIQNDLNWRLAELMVQIWNGARIDAISPSFQANDNPEIDDSLQLKVRCRHSMSLVFDSIWHWREEYQARGRGTLDALKQPTHPDSANESSASSTHLDTTLAPPPHSIPANLGIATSNGALTPSAGGSALGGGGAMLDGLPYGNATTTYDVWDPQHWMLDGLIDFNYTFVPPIDAN, from the exons ATGGAAAGCCCCGAGTTTGCGGCTGGCATGCGGAGCCATGGCGCGAACGGCGCTGGTCCTCACAAGCGGAAACGGAGCATCATCGACAGCAGCCCGGCTAGTCTGCTGGACAacgaccacgacgaccaAGACGACGACCACCATGTCACCGAGCGTGGTGATGCCTCCCCCGAGGCCAAGGGCCGCCGCCTACCCGGTGTCAAACGTGCCTGTAATGAGTGCCGCCAGCAAAAG ctGCGCTGCGATGTCGTCCAGGATCCCTTTCAAGGCTGCTCCAGGTGCAACCGCCTCAAACTCGAGTGCAAGATCGAGTCCAACTTCAAACGCATTGGCAAAAGGTCGAAGCAtgccgagatggagaaggagatcgaCAAGCTACGTCGTGCCGTGCAGGCGGCCAAGGCCCAGGGCTTTAcggttgaggaagatgatgaggctATCCACTCGCAGCTGCAGTCCCCCGTCGTCGCCAGCCAGTATACGCATACCCGCAATCCGTCCCTGATGGGTTCTGACGAAGCTGTGTCATCCTTGCTCCATCTCAAACGGGGCGGCTCCTATACGATACCTCGCATTGCCCGCGAGCTTGACGACTTTCGAATCACAGAAGAACATGAAAGTCTGCTGTTCAGCCAGTTCTTCAACTGCTATCATCCATTCTTACCATTTCTGAATCCAAACCAGACACCAGACCAATACTATCAACAGCACCCGTTACTGTATTGGTCCATCGTTGCGGTTGCGAGCAGGAGGTTTCTGCCCgatcccaccatcctcactAAACTCTCGGGTCCCCTGACAAGATATCTCTGGACAACCATCGGAGAGGTTCCACAGAGCTACTACGTTGTCAAGGCGTTATGTCTGCTCTGCACATGGCCGTTGCCTACCAGCACTACATCATCCGACCCCACGCACATCCTTTGCGGGGTGCTGATGAAGATTGCCACCGGCATCGGACTGCACCGGCCCAACCACATCAACGACTTTTCTCGAGTCGCCGTCGAACTCAACAATGATGGCCTGCACGACCGTATCAAGACTTGGGCAGTGTGCAATATTGTTGCACAGACGATTGGTACAGGGTATGGTCAGCCGGCTTCGACGCTGTACGACTGGACGTTGGCTGTTCGCGGCGGCGAATCAGGACTTTTCTCTTTGGGGCCCGAGCTGGAGGCAAGGCTGCAAATAGAACGCTTCTGCGACAAGGTATCCAAAGAGATGTATAGCAATGCCAGCGACCCCAGAGGTGTCGCGGGCGACGAACACCGCGCCATGTTGATGCGTGTGTATCGTCGCGAGTTCAACGAGCTCCAAGCTTCCATTCTGTCACAGAACCTCTCACCCATCATTAATCTTCACTTGCGGGCAGCAGGTCTTCATCTCCGCCTGGCTGGTTTCTTTGACTCCAGTAAAACACCCGCGTACCTGGACGACCTGATGGCTCTTTGGcgggccaccaccagctaTCTTGACTACATTCTGGAGGGCGATTCGCAATCGCAGTCGCAATGTCCTCAAGAGTATCAGTACCAAGTCCGCGACTCCTATTTCCTTCAGTATGCTACCAACTACATTCAGCAAATGCTGGTCGCAGCCGGGTTCGCTTTGCTCAAACTTATGCGATCCTTCTTCGCTAAACAGATCGACTTTGAGCGGGGCAGAAACCTGTTCCACGGCGCCATTCGAGCCATCAGAACCACCAGCGTGATTCAAAACGACTTGAACTGGCGGTTAGCTGAACTGATGGTGCAGATCTGGAACGGCGCTCGTATCGACGCCATCAGCCCCTCATTCCAGGCCAACGATAACCCAGAGATCGACGACAGCTTGCAGCTAAAAGTCCGGTGCCGCCATAGTATGAGCTTGGTATTTGACTCGATTTGGCATTGGCGAGAAGAGTACCAAGCAAGAGGTCGGGGTACGCTCGATG CTCTCAAGCAGCCTACGCATCCTGATTCAGCTAATGAATCATCAGCCTCTTCGACTCATCTCGACACCACTTtagctcctccaccgcacAGCATCCCCGCAAACTTGGGAATCGCAACGTCGAACGGCGCCCTCACGCCCAGCGCAGGCGGTTCCGCcctcggtggtggcggtgccaTGCTGGACGGTTTGCCCTATGGcaacgccaccaccacctatgATGTCTGGGATCCCCAGCACTGGATGCTGGACGGTTTGATCGACTTCAACTACACTTTTGTCCCTCCCATCGATGCTAATTAG
- a CDS encoding hypothetical protein (EggNog:ENOG503P5R8) translates to MGGASSKPAQNAVRKFPTRAPGSATPSSLTAVRNAAPESTTPPTPSPASRAQAQAVPPKSTTQLAPRPSVTKNESAGRPSPSSKQDSYSANPDKTPSDYPSTAFASRLKQMGAVQPNPTYSPSSIASPLVDASGISQSISGPMFPSAKNNPTLGALENRRRLEEQAKREMEDWGKSTHQGKELLDIGTIKKIFVLSEQGESDQAIEKQLGLKKGIVAKLGRDFLSIAS, encoded by the exons ATGGGCGGCGCAAGCTCCAAACCAGCACAGAATGCTGTGCGCAAGTTTCCGACCAGAGCTCCAGGATCCGCGACCCCCTCGTCTCTCACAGCTGTGAGAAATGCAGCTCCAgaatcaacaacaccaccaacgccaTCTCCAGCATCTCGAGCGCAAGCACAGGCTGTACCCCCAAAGTCCACAACTCAACTTGCGCCACGGCCCTCTGTCACGAAGAATGAGT CCGCCGGTCgaccctctccatcttcgaAACAAGATTCCTACTCCGCAAACCCAGACAAGACCCCCTCAGATTACCCATCCACCGCTTTTGCCTCGCGCCTCAAACAAATGGGCGCTGTCCAGCCTAACCCAAcatactccccctcctcaatagCATCGCCGCTAGTCGACGCTTCAGGCATTTCTCAGTCCATCTCCGGCCCCATGTTTCCCTCGGCGAAGAATAACCCTACTCTTGGAGCGCTGGAAAACCGCAGGCGGCTAGAGGAACAGGCAAAgcgggagatggaggacTGGGGCAAGTCTACTCATCAAGGGAAGGAGCTCTTGGATATCGGCACCATTAAGAAGATCTTCGTCCTGAGTGAACAGGGCGAGTCAGACCAGGCGATTGAGAAACAACTAGGGCTGAAAAAGGGGATCGTGGCTAAGCTCGGAAGGGACTTTCTCTCCATCGCCTCATGA
- a CDS encoding hypothetical protein (COG:Q; EggNog:ENOG503P0QB) has translation MASLLPRTASRAARSMTLRPATSLPRNNPLHITRQTTTIPLPNTTRPFSSSTSLQTDLTQPPYSPPFKDLFTLQNHIILITGGARGLGLTQAAALLSAGAKVHALDLLPPTPEFLSVQQSFPSGALTAHQVDVRDQSALETIVGGIAEKEGKINGLVAAAGIQQETPALEYKKEDVDKMMGVNVTGVFMTAQAVAREMIARKQRGSLVLVGSMSGTVANRGLICPAYNASKAAVLQLARNLAAEWGEHGIRVNSLSPGYIVTAMTAGLFDAFPERRTAWPDANMLKRLSYPEEYRGAAIFLLSEASSFMTGADLRVDGGHCAW, from the exons AtggcctccctcctccccagaacTGCCTCCAGAGCAGCCAGATCCATGACCTTGCGACCTGCCACCTCACTCCCCAGAAACAACCCACTTCATATCACCCGtcagaccaccaccatcccccttcccaacaccacccgacccttctcctcctccacctccctccaaaCCGACTTAACCCAACCCCCTTACTCCCCGCCGTTCAAAgacctcttcaccctccaaaaccacatcatcctcatcaccggcggcgcCCGCGGCCTAGGCCTAACCCAAGCCGcagccctcctctccgccggcGCCAAAGTCCAcgccctcgacctcctccccccaactcccgaGTTCCTCTCCGTCCAGCAGTCCTTCCCCTCCGGCGCCCTAACCGCCCACCAAGTCGACGTGCGTGACCAATCCGCCCTGGAGACCATCGTCGGCGGCATCGCagaaaaggaagggaaaATCAACGGCCTGGTCGCCGCGGCAGGGATACAACAAGAGACGCCCGCGCTCGAGTACAAAAAGGAAGATGTCgacaagatgatgggggtgaacGTCACGGGCGTGTTCATGACCGCGCAggcggtggcgagggagatgattgCACGAAAGCagagggggagtttggtgCTCGTGGGCAGCATGAGTGGGACGGTGGCGAATAGGGGGTTGATTTGCCC GGCGTATAACGCCTCCAAGGCTGCGGTCTTGCAGCTTGCGAGAAACCTCGCCGCGGAGTGGGGTGAGCACGGCATCAGAGTTAACTCGCTTTCGCCCGGGTACATCGTCACGGCTATGACGGCAGGCTTGTTCGACGCCTTTCCCGAACGGAGGACCGCCTGGCCGGATGCCAACATGTTGAAGCGACTGAGCTATCCGGAAGAGTACAGAGGCGCGGCCATCTTTTTGCTCAGCGAGGCAAGCAGCTTTATGACGGGGGCTGACTTGAGAGTGGACGGAGGGCACTGTGCTTGGTAA
- a CDS encoding hypothetical protein (COG:C; EggNog:ENOG503NWBB) — protein MALTYQQSKLVKDTIPALREHGEKITTIFYKNMLRDHPELNNYFNSVNQKNGRQPRALTSVILSFASNINHISELIPKFERMCNKHCSLGIQPEHYEIVGKYLIMAFTEVLGPAMTPQVHSAWEKAYWLLAKMLIGREAQLYRDFESWSSWRKFKIDRVVPETEDIYSFYLVPQDGKKLPKFFPGQYISLRVNGPEGYLQSRQYSLSEAWKPDYYRITVKRDEGARYSNSVSQSYFHPGVVSNLLIDSMPAGTMVDVSHPAGEFFLDTNNSSNVPIVLISAGVGVAPMVAIANEVVATQPNRPISWIHGSRKSVPFEEHITHLRRTNPNFHTNIFKTHLAGSDVVGVNYNYDFRMDLAKVNPDDLHLNHGGTEYFICGPEQFMLEMSDYLKSQGVLTQRVHFELFSTGDLAFKHQ, from the coding sequence ATGGCGCTCACATATCAGCAATCAAAACTGGTCAAGGACACCATCCCGGCTCTCCGAGAGCACGGTGAGAAGATCACGACCATCTTCTACAAGAACATGCTTCGCGACCACCCGGAGTTGAACAACTACTTCAACAGCGTCAACCAGAAGAATGGCCGGCAACCGCGTGCCTTGACCTCTGTCATCCTCAGCTTcgcctccaacatcaaccacatcagCGAGCTGATCCCCAAGTTTGAGCGCATGTGCAACAAGCACTGCTCTCTCGGTATCCAGCCTGAACACTACGAGATTGTCGGCAAATACCTGATCATGGCCTTCACCGAGGTGCTTGGCCCAGCAATGACACCGCAGGTGCACTCGGCTTGGGAGAAGGCGTACTGGTTGTTGGCCAAGATGCTCATTGGGCGGGAGGCGCAGCTTTACAGAGACTTTGAGTCGTGGAGCTCATGGCGCAAGTTCAAGATTGACCGGGTGGTGCCAGAGACGGAGGATATCTACTCCTTCTATCTCGTGCCACAAGACGGCAAGAAGTTGCCCAAGTTCTTCCCAGGACAGTACATCTCTTTGCGGGTGAACGGCCCGGAGGGCTATCTCCAGTCAAGACAGTACTCGCTCAGTGAGGCGTGGAAGCCTGACTACTACCGCATTACGGTCAAGAGGGATGAAGGCGCCAGGTATTCCAACTCGGTTTCACAATCGTACTTTCATCCTGGTGTTGTGTCCAACCTCTTGATCGACTCGATGCCCGCTGGCACCATGGTCGACGTTTCTCACCCCGCCGGCGAGTTCTTCCTcgacaccaacaactccagCAACGTCCCCATCGTCCTCATCTCGGCCGGTGTCGGTGTTGCGCCCATGGTCGCCATTGCCAACGAAGTCGTTGCGACACAACCCAACAGGCCAATCTCGTGGATCCACGGCTCCAGGAAATCGGTACCGTTTGAGGAGCACATCACACACCTGAGAcgcaccaaccccaacttccACACCAATATCTTCAAGACACACCTTGCCGGGAGCGACGTGGTGGGGGTAAACTACAACTACGACTTCCGCATGGACCTCGCCAAGGTCAACCCCGAcgacctccacctcaaccacgGCGGCACCGAGTACTTCATCTGCGGTCCCGAGCAGTTCATGCTCGAGATGTCAGATTACCTCAAGAGCCAGGGCGTGCTGACCCAGCGCGTCCATTTTGAGCTCTTCTCGACTGGTGACCTTGCGTTCAAGCACCAATGA
- the GCN5_1 gene encoding histone acetyltransferase (COG:B; COG:K; EggNog:ENOG503NVPK), with translation MAKDTKRKATDEPTSPTAAKRVKVDESVEPEKKPLKVPAIPFPEKPAVIEERNGEIEFRVVNNDNERESLIILTGLKCIFQKQLPKMPKDYIARLVYDRTHLSIAIVKKPLEVVGGITYRPFKGRKFAEIVFCAISSDQQVKGYGAHLMSHLKDYVKATSDVMHFLTYADNYAIGYFKKQGFTKEITLDKSIWMGYIKDYEGGTIMQCTMLPRIRYLEMGRMLLKQKECVQAKIRAYSKSHIIHQPPKQWQKNGVAPIDPLSIEAIRASGWSPDMDELARQPRHGPNYNQLLHLLNDLQNHQSAWPFLMPVNRDEVADYYDVIKEPMDLSTMETKLEADQYATPEDFIKDAKLVFDNCRKYNNETTPYAKCANKLEKFMWAQIRAIPEWSHLES, from the exons ATGGCTAAGGACACGAAGCGCAAAGCGACCGATGAGCCGACCTCTCCCACGGCGGCGAAGCGCGTCAAGGTCGACGAGTCAGTCGAGCCCGAGAAGAAGCCCCTCAAGGTTCCGGCAATCCCCTTTCCGGAAAAG CCAGCCGTAATCGAAGAGCGCAATGGCGAGATCGAGTTCCGAGTggtcaacaacgacaacgagCGCGAGAGTCTTATTATCCTTACCGGCCTGAAATGTATCTTCCAGAAGCAGCTCCCGAAAATGCCCAAGGACTACATTGCGCGCCTCGTGTACGACCGAACCCATTTGTCGATAGCCATTGTGAAGAAGCCTTTGGAAGTGGTAGGAGGCATCACGTACCGGCCGTTCAAGGGCCGCAAGTTTGCCGAAATCGTATTCTGCGCCATCTCTTCGGATCAACAAGTCAAAGGCTACGGCGCGCATTTGATGTCTCATCTTAAAGATTATGTGAAGGCGACCTCGGATGTGATGCACTTCCTGACCTACGCTGATAACTATGCTATTGGCTATTTTAAGAAACAAGGGTTTACGAAGGAAATCACGCTCGACAAGTCAATATGGATGGGTTATATCAAGGACTATGAAGGGGGTACCATCATGCAGTGCACCATGCTGCCGCGCATCCGGTACTTGGAGATGGGTCGCATGCTACTCAAGCAAAAAGAATGTGTCCAGGCTAAGATTCGGGCCTACTCAAAGTCGCACATCATTCACCAGCCACCAAAGCAATGGCAGAAGAACGGCGTTGCCCCGATAGACCCCTTGTCGATAGAAGCCATCCGCGCCAGCGGTTGGTCTCCCGACATGGACGAACTTGCCCGCCAGCCCCGCCACGGTCCGAACTACAACCAGCTTTTGCATCTCCTCAACGATCTCCAGAACCACCAGTCTGCCTGGCCGTTTTTGATGCCCGTCAATAGAGATGAGGTGGCAGATTACTACGACGTGATCAAGGAGCCGATGGACCTCTCGACAATGGAGACCAAGCTCGAGGCCGACCAGTACGCCACGCCGGAGGACTTCATCAAGGACGCCAAGCTGGTGTTTGACAACTGCAGGAAATACAACAACGAGACGACCCCGTATGCCAAGTGCGCGAACAAGCTGGAGAAGTTCATGTGGGCGCAGATCCGTGCTATCCCGGAGTGGTCACATCTCGAGTCTTAG
- the rad1_1 gene encoding checkpoint clamp complex protein Rad1 (EggNog:ENOG503NWHR; COG:D; COG:L), translated as MDSSLHEVWQAASGSPFTPAIGKDNQFLLAFILLVLGFGLSGAFALNRSVVSLPTLAVPASLSLAVGVVYMFCAVGVYV; from the exons ATGGATTCTTCACTGCACGAGGTCTGGCAGGCTGCGTCCGGCTCGCCGTTCACCCCCGCCATCGGCAAGGACAACCAGTTTCTCTTGGCCTTCATTCTCCTGGTGCTGGGCTTTGGCCTCAGTGGCGCGTTCGCTCTGA ACCGGTCTGTAGTGAGCCTCCCAACTTTGGCTGTGCCTGCGTCGTTGTCGCTTGC GGTTGGTGTGGTTTACATGTTCTGTGCGGTCGGGGTCTACGTTTAA
- the rad1_2 gene encoding checkpoint clamp complex protein Rad1 (EggNog:ENOG503NWHR; BUSCO:EOG092648O6; COG:D; COG:L) has protein sequence MDAPDPPIFRAVTSSTRLLYQLLKAINFTNKVHVEITEKGIRFSTDHARVMQGVTHWDKSLFTSYTTNIPAPEESNGNPDDEDDAPPPSVIFQLSLPALLETLQIFGAADAAARQARSDIDPYRSTNLRNYRSDAFSNQTLGMSNGTCSLSYNAEGDPFSIILEEGSVKTTCNLTTYVPEIPEDIPFDIEDLGFKIITQAKWLLDALAELAPASPEKLIITASKAAPYLKLTSVGGALGSGGIDFAQGKDLLETFSVRKKKWSQAFKFDMLKAANEAMRIATKVSLRGDGQGVLSMQFLVEVGGEGGGVCFLDFRFVPYADREEEDDDETECEEGEHGMEVDG, from the coding sequence ATGGACGCACCAGACCCCCCTATCTTCCGAGCCGTTACCAGCTCAACCAGACTTCTCTATCAGCTACTCAAAGCGATCAATTTCACCAATAAAGTCCACGTCGAGATCACCGAGAAAGGAATCCGCTTCTCGACCGACCACGCCAGAGTGATGCAAGGCGTCACCCATTGGGACAAATCTCTCTTTACCTCGTATACCACAAATATTCCCGCCCCCGAAGAATCCAACGGCAAccccgacgacgaagacgatgcccctcccccatcggTCATATTTCAACTATCCCTACCCGCCCTCTTGGAAACCCTTCAGATCTTTGGCGCCGCCGACGCAGCCGCCCGCCAGGCCAGATCAGACATTGACCCCTACCGCAGCACCAACCTCCGCAACTACCGCTCCGacgccttctccaaccaGACCCTCGGCATGAGCAACGGCACTTGTTCGCTATCCTACAATGCCGAAGGTGACCCCTtcagcatcatcctcgaAGAAGGTAGCGTGAAGACGACCTGCAACCTCACAACCTATGTTCCTGAAATCCCAGAGGACATCCCCTTTGACATTGAAGATTTGGGATTCAAGATCATCACCCAGGCCAAGTGGCTGCTGGATGCCCTGGCTGAACTTGCGCCCGCTTCGCCAGAAAAATTGATAATTACCGCTAGCAAAGCAGCGCCTTATCTCAAGCTTACAAGTGTAGGGGGTGCtttggggagtggtgggatcGATTTTGCGCAGGGAAAGGACTTGCTCGAGACTTTTTCcgtgaggaagaagaagtggagCCAGGCTTTCAAGTTTGATATGCTCAAGGCGGCGAACGAGGCGATGAGGATTGCGACAAAGGTTAGTTTGAGAGGGGATGGGCAGGGGGTGTTGAGCATGCAGTTTTTGGTCgaggtggggggggaggggggaggggtgtgttTTTTGGACTTTAGGTTTGTGCCTTATGCTgatagggaggaggaggacgacgacgagacggagtgtgaggagggggaacatgggatggaggttgatgggtaG
- a CDS encoding hypothetical protein (COG:G; EggNog:ENOG503NX4X): protein MVERPNKPSSLVATPGLPPQPTVNFSDDNSLVTATLPTGESITVLLYGATVISWKDSSSTEKLWLSSAAKLDGTKPVRGGIPLVFPVFGPPPADHAQTSSLPQHGFARTSRWEFLGKSTSESSGDQQTGDLSVKLDFGLSSAADGLDPKGKAAWPFKFNLIYSVTLNRRDLTTSLVVTNDDERAFDCQVLMHTYLKVKDITNVTISGLDSSSYVDKVDAASTKTQSGEIRIEGETDRVYTADGPVTVSEGGKTLFTVTRDNLSNVVVWNPWVEKAKGMGDFEPKDGYREMLCVEPGSVGGWQTLEKGDAFEGAQTIALGA from the exons ATGGTCGAACGccccaacaaaccctcctccctcgtcgcAACCCCCGgccttcccccccaaccaacagTCAACTTCTCCGACGACAACTCCCTCGTCaccgccaccctccccaccggcGAGTCCATCACCGTCCTCCTCTACGGCGCCACCGTCATCTCCTGGAAggactcctcctcgacagaaAAGCTCTGGCTCTCCTCAGCCGCCAAGCTTGACGGCACCAAGCCCGTCCGAGGCGGCATCCCCCTCGTCTTCCCCGTCTTCGGGCCCCCTCCCGCCGATCACGCTcagacctcctccctcccgcAGCACGGCTTCGCCCGGACGTCCAGGTGGGAATTCCTCGGCAAATCCACCAGCGAGAGCTCGGGCGATCAGCAAACGGGGGACCTGTCCGTCAAGCTTGATTTCGGCCTCTCCAGCGCGGCGGACGGGCTGGATCCAAAGGGCAAGGCGGCATGGCCGTTCAAGTTCAACCTGATCTACAGCGTGACGCTGAACAGGAGGGATCTGACGACgagcttggtggtgacgaatgatgatgagagggcGTTTGATTGCCAGGTTTTGATGCATACTTATCTCAAGGTTAAG GACATCACAAACGTTACCATTTCCGGCCTCGACAGCTCATCCTATGTCGACAAGGTTGACGCTGCCTCGACAAAGACACAGTCGGGGGAGATTAGGATTGAGGGCGAGACGGACAGGGTGTACACCGCTGATGGGCCGGTGACTGTGTCCGAGGGCGGCAAGACTCTCTTTACCGTCACGAGGGACAACCTCTCCAACGTGGTTGTGTGGAACCCCTGGGTCgaaaaggccaagggcaTGGGTGATTTCGAGCCGAAGGATGGGTACAGGGAGATGCTCTGTGTTGAGCCAGGGTCGGTAGGCGGCTGGCAGAcgctggagaagggggatgcGTTTGAGGGAGCGCAGACGATCGCTTTGGGGGCTTGA
- a CDS encoding hypothetical protein (EggNog:ENOG503P0HR; COG:S) — MASLGSLPKELLLHVLSFLEPPELVPVQRVSREFSKIARDDVVWRARCLRDSSYLSSLRSRLRLQNLNFALLQAANGVRAPSEEAGEANEDSWIKCISGSEVDGDRLSSSQRLERERVRITANWDPIFPDEQVSWYDEYIRRQGPIVVSWFQMPYAHGTGTKSRSAADFVETRGVALYYPDGEERLDGKVLAVSPLDDGSVCLWHVSGGSATKRGAIVARSRPGILFAGPKTRSNQIDSGVTECVSVDSQRHRAFFAVQQNLIEVDLPTLSVIHRETFPWSIATLSAANSAVPLTVGTSLGLHLHDYRSRSPPRADIVDTIDAFDGTKVQLEDISQDPYRQLFDDSPLPPYVPLAQPGPVSILHLPVEGQPSSLSDDIYVAGRFKSILHYDRRQFSRIKGTVYSGANLCSMTSLPYPFSYEDSQARRQARLSLEQVEKSKSAPGRTLIACGEYKSKGSLELYGLPPVGEPARNRQTCARSKLMSVVNHGSCLAVADGMGYIKWFERDGFTEVRRHRIGHSERTEGPSIFASMPGSGDLARKLLATRAAALSSGGEAQVNNNDLVFWTGEKLGLLSFSSQPGFGPSDFEKGEEQSATPEELQLEAQEQAYGQKMREALQWHANDVRLASYLGGPSRGFQ, encoded by the exons ATGGCAAGTTTGGGGAGCTTGCCTAAGGAGCTTTTGCTCCATGTACTGTCAT TTCTTGAGCCACCAGAACTTGTCCCCGTCCAACGCGTCTCCCGCGAGTTCAGCAAAATTGCtcgtgatgatgtcgtctgGCGCGCAAGATGTTTGCGAGACTCGTCCTATCTCTCTTCGCTACGTAGTCGTCTTCGGCTGCAAAATCTCAactttgccctcctccaagccgCCAACGGTGTGAGGGCTCCGtcagaagaagctggagaggcAAATGAAGACTCTTGGATAAAGTGCATCTCTGGCTCAGAAGTAGACGGGGACCGCCTCAGCAGTTCGCAACGTCTAGAGAGAGAACGAGTTCGCATCACGGCCAATTGGGACCCAATCTTCCCTGATGAGCAGGTCTCTTGGTATGATGAATACATACGCCGGCAAGGCCCGATAGTTGTGTCGTGGTTTCAGATGCCATACGCTCATGGCACTGGAACCAAGTCCAGGTCAGCAGCCGATTTTGTGGAGACCAGGGGGGTAGCTTTGTACTATCCCGACGGCGAAGAACGTCTGGACGGAAAGGTACTGGCAGTCTCTCCCCTAGATGATGGGAGTGTCTGCCTCTGGCATGTCAGTGGCGGTTCTGCCACGAAAAGAGGTGCCATTGTTGCCCGTAGCCGACCGGGCATCTTGTTTGCCGGTCCCAAGACCAGATCTAATCAGATAGATTCTGGCGTCACTGAGTGTGTGAGCGTGGATAGCCAGAGACACAGGGCATTTTTTGCGGTACAGCAAA ACCTTATCGAGGTCGACTTACCCACACTGTCAGTCATACACCGTGAGACATTCCCATGGTCTATCGCGACTTTATCAGCCGCCAACTCGGCCGTTCCTCTCACTGTCGGCACAAGCCTCGGCCTTCACCTTCATGACTACCGATCTAGAAGCCCCCCTCGAGCCGATATTGTTGACACGATAGATGCCTTTGACGGGACGAAAGTACAACTCGAAGACATCAGCCAAGATCCATACCGACAGTTATTTGACGACTCGCCTCTACCCCCTTACGTCCCCCTTGCACAGCCAGGTCCTGTGAgtatcctccacctcccagtAGAAGGCCAGCCCAGCAGCCTATCCGACGACATCTACGTCGCCGGTCGCTTCAAGAGCATCCTGCACTACGACCGCCGCCAATTTTCCCGCATCAAAGGAACAGTCTACTCGGGCGCCAATCTCTGCAGCATGACATCGCTACCCTACCCCTTTTCCTACGAAGACTCTCAAGCCCGCCGCCAGGCACGCCTCTCGTTGGAGCAAGTGGAAAAGTCCAAATCTGCCCCGGGAAGAACCCTCATCGCATGCGGCGAGTACAAGTCAAAGGGATCTCTGGAGCTTTACGGCCTACCACCTGTGGGAGAGCCGGCCAGAAACCGGCAGACATGTGCCCGCTCCAAACTAATGTCCGTCGTCAACCACGGCTCTTGCCTTGCCGTGGCAGATGGCATGGGGTACATCAAGTGGTTCGAACGCGACGGCTTCACCGAGGTGCGCCGGCACAGAATTGGACATAGCGAGAGAACGGAGGGACCGTCAATTTTTGCCTCGATGCCTGGCTCGGGTGACCTGGCGCGGAAGCTGCTTGCAACAAGGGCCGCGGCTTTGTCCAGTGGTGGCGAAGCCCAGGTCAATAACAATGACTTGGTTTTCTGGACGGGGGAGAAGCTGGGGCTGCTGAGTTTTTCCAGCCAGCCTGGGTTTGGGCCTAGTGATtttgaaaagggggaagagcAGTCTGCGACCCCAGAGGAGCTGCAGCTGGAGGCTCAGGAGCAGGCGTATGGCCAGAAGATGCGGGAGGCGCTGCAGTGGCACGCAAACGATGTCCGCTTGGCTAGTTACCTGGGGGGGCCTTCGCGGGGATTTCAATGA